TATCCACATTTCATATTCCCAATCATCATTCAGAGGGAAAGTTGTCTCTGTATCTCGCAGCGACACACATAGTTGAGCTTCCTGAGGAAAGTCATCAGTCATCACAAGGTGTTTTTAACCCTGCAAACACTTTAGCTTCCTCTTCTGTCTGAGTGGTAGATGCCTCTCTCACTGTAGCCTATTTATGATGGTCAACTCAACTGTGTTCTTTCTTTCTGACCAAGTGACCAGTAAAAGATTTTCATTTTAGAGGTCTTTATTTCTGTTGATTGTTTGTTGTGGTGTTACATGACATGAAATCACGTGACCTGGATGTCTTATATTTTTTTAGAGAAGCTGAAATTCAGTATCTGTTATAGCTTTACTCATCTTTCTGTGCACTATTCATGGTAACTTTAGCACCGTTTATTGAAAAAGTACATGGTTACTGCAGTGTCATTGTTGAAGCGCTAAAGGTGGACAGTCTGCAGAAACTATGCTCATCACTGGAGCCAATTCTTCGAAGAGTTGTAAGATTATTAGGCCCCCTTTAGAATACTCATCCTATTCATTGGGCATTACTTATGTGAAGTTTGGTTCTTAATTATATAACTACTGTGGCATGATATACATTTCCAGTAGACTCAGTGTGACAGAATTTACTTCTGAGGGAACAAAATGAAATAATTAAAACTGCAAGGTTTATGACTATAAGGCCAAGTAAATCCACTGCCAGATATTTGAGATGGACGGGCTTCTTTGAATTGATCAGTCATTGTTTAGTATTATACCATTTATTTCATATGCTGAAATATGTTCTAAAACCATGTTGTGCTTTGATCATTGTAGAGTTTTTAACTAAGAACCCCCCCacccccctctctctctttcacacacacacacacacacaccagcCAGAGCTGTCCCCATATCCTGCTTATGTGCATAGTTCCTGGTGAAAATACATTCAAATTTTCCTGTGATATGCTTACTGAGTGCAAGAATTTACctgttttttaattttatttttgatgTGACAACATAATTTTAGTGCGTCTCTCCTCCAGTTGATCTTTTAGCAGTTTTTTTCTTGGACTCAAAATGTAATTGGAGTTGGTCTACGAGGAAAAAGACTTTTGCATGTTACCCTGGCTGTAATTCAACCTAATTTCCATTTAGCTATAAAAGCTAAAGCGCAGAATGGTGCTAATTTTTTTCTGTGTTTGGGATGACCAGACTATGCAAACATGTCCATTCTTGTTGTACTTGCTCAGGTTTCTTCGATAATGGCTTTTGTTTTCTTATCTATGAATATCCATTTTTGTTTACCAGGTCAGTGAAGAAGTGGAGCGTGCTTTGGCTAAACTTGGTCCTGCTAAACTTAATGCAAGGTATGGCTTCACATATCGTTCAGCAGTTTAAATTGATCATTCTGATTTCTAATTCATACCAGTGCTAGAGCAGATTGATGTTGCTAATACTATGTGTTAAACATGTAAATTTTTTTAGCAAGTCTTCATGCCATTGGATGAATTTGACCTAATATCCCAAGTATTAGCATGACCGGAAAGTGCAGTGCGAGAACGTGACCTCTATTCAATTTTGCATCAAAGCTCCATTTATCCTTTGCTTGCTTGAGCTTCTTGTGTACTCCAATTTGTTTTAATTGACTGTCCACTCTGTCTCGGGATTGAATTTTACGATAACCATGCAGGGTTTCTCCAAAAAGAATTGAAGGGCCTGATGGGAGAAATCTGCAGCTTCAGTTTCGGTCCAAACTGTCACTACCTCTCTTCACAGGAGGAAAAGTAGAAGGAGAGCAGGGTTCCACGATACATATTGTCTTGATTGATGGAAATACAAACCATGTTGTAACATCAGGTCCAGAGTCCTCAGTTAAACTAGATCTTGTTGTGCTTGAAGGAGATTTTAACAACGAGGATGATGATGGCTGGACTCAGGAAGAATTTGAGTCTCATATAGTGAAAGAGCGTGAAGGAAAGAGACCTCTTCTTACTGGAGAATTGCAAGTGATATTGAAAGAAGGTGTTGGCACCCTTGGTGAGTTGACGTTTACTGACAACTCCAGTTGGATCAGAAGCAGAAAGTTCAGGCTAGGCTTAAAAGTAGCATCAGGTTGTTGTGAGGGAATCCGCATTCGTGAGGCAAAAACGGATGCCTTCACTGTCAAGGATCATAGAGGAGAATGTAAGCCCATACAGTGTGCCCCTTTGTATGGAAATTACAGTTATGTTTGTTGAAGTTTGTAGTAACTCCATGACTGTTTCTTTACAGTGTACAAGAAACATTATCCACCTGCATTAGATGATGAAGTTTGGCGATTGGAAAAGATAGGGAAAGATGGATCCTTCCACAAGAGGCTAAATAAAGCTGGCATACATAAAGTGGAAGACTTCCTTCGACTTGTTGTCAGAGATTCACAGAGGCTCCGAAATGTAAGAATTTCAAACTTGATAAGTTGGAGATTAGAACGATAGTTGGTTGTTGTATGTTAATGTTTCCGTTTTTGTTTCTCATCTTGTTATCTTAGATCCTGGGAAGCGGAATGTCAAACAAGATGTGGGAAGCTCTTGTGGACCATGCAAAAACATGTGTTCTAGGTGGGAAGCTTTATGTCTACTATCCTGATAATATGAGAAATGTTGGTGTTGTTTTTAACAATATCTATGAGTTATGTGGTTTAATCTCTGGTGGACAGTATCATTCAATGGATTCTCTTACAGACAATCAGAAGGTTTGCAATCTGTAACTTTTCGTCTCTTTGTAATTAATTGTCATGGATTCATCTAAACATGCTTAAGAAAAGGGGGGAATAAAGAAGAACAAAAACATGCACTCTAATTGCAACCTCCTAAAGCCACTAAGTTTTTGGTTTCTCTGATGCTTAAGAAGAAATACATACTAAATTAACTCTTAACAAGAAAAACCGTTGGTTCAGAGAAGTATCTTCAATGGATGAAGAACTTGTACAGTTAATTCATCTTTTAAAACTTAGCAATCTGTTGCAgtttcttcattcttttcttctttctcaGAGTTCATGCTTTTAGTAGATCATGATGTACTCTGATTTTATACTTTACTCTTTAACAAAATTGGCTAGAAATTGGCCTGTATTGTTTTACCAAACAGCCCATTCTCTCAACTGGGTAAATTGTACATCTGAAAACTGGATCTCATAAGTTGAGCCCAAATAAGCCTGCAGGCCTACTTGGGGCTTTGTGGTTCCACATGGTTACGCGACCTTCTTTTACAATGGAGTGCCAAGAGCTTCCTTTTCCCACTAATCTGTGGCCATTTTGTGAAAGTCACTACTCTTCAAGAAGCAAAAGTTATTCGTTTATAAGTTTGTCTCCTCCCAGATCACATTTAGAAGAGAGATTTTATTAATAAAAGTTACAAGTGTTGGGATGCAGTTTGCACTTTTTTGCTGTCCCCGTGACATTTCAAAACTTTGCATAGTAGTGGTCATTGGAGTTACAAGTGTTGCTATCATTTGCATAAATCGACCTTTTGGATGTTAGATTTTTTGTCCAAGTATCTGATGAAGTTCTTAAGCAAACATCAAAAACTATTTGCAGGTATATGTGGATACTTTAGTAAAGAAGGCGTATGACAACTGGATGCATGTTGTTGAGTATGATGGAAAATCTCTTCTAAGCCTAGGCCAGAATAAAACGTCAGTTTCGTCTCAAAATGATCTTACAATTGGCTCCCAGAACCATTCAACCTCTTTTGATCAACAAATTAATTTACAAAGTCTTCCAGCTTCAATCTCAGCAGAGCAGCCTGCTATGAATTCAGGACTGAACATGGGAGGTATAAATATGCCTTGGTGTCTAAGATATGTTCCTGTTAAAGTGTGAATTCTTCCCGCTCTCTTTTACTGCTGTTTGGGCTTCTCTATGAATCCTGGGGGATTGGAACAATAATTCCTAACGACCTAAGATATGTTCTTCATAAATTGTGTTGAATTCTGGCCtctctgcttttttttttttgctgttttGGCTTGGTTTGATTTCTTGGTGGTTGGAACAATAATTCCTCACTAGAATAGTGTCTTAACAAGAAGAAAAAGTTTCCAACCTGAAAAAAGCATAAGCATGGACATTGAATGTCAGATCATGCATTGGAAATAGTGACATGTTCATTTATTCTTGAATTTGATACCAGCTTGAGCTTTGGGTAACTAATTCCCAAATTGACTTTTTACTTGCTTGAGCTTTCTGTTCATTTAGTTAATTGTGCCTTCGTATCCTAAAAGATTTTTCTTTCTGGGCTTATTTCTGTGTACTTATATACCATGAGTCGACAACATTGTTCTAAATTTGGAACAACAGATGCattttcttcatctttcatctGAAAGCGTTCATAACCTTTTGTTTAGTATCTAAGTTGGAACAACAGATGCATTTGTACTTGTAACTTTTGGGTTTATTCATTCTGTTGTAGAGACGTTATACATATATCTTCAAATTTTAAAATTGGAAAAGCTGTCCGTGTTTTCCCTAGGGCTGTAATATTCATGAAAGAAACTCATTGCAGGTGTCACACATATCAATTGATTTCCTGTGAATCAGCAGTTTGTTGACTCATATCAGATTTGCTTCCTTTTTTCCAATTTACATGACACTTTCTATTTTAAGACGTCCCAATTTGACATGTTTTAATTTTACAAGTTTCGAGATCTCAAATTCATTTAGGAATTTACACCAAAACCATGATTTGATACTCAAACCAACTTTTCAACAACTATCCAATTTTTTCGATTTTACTGGTATTAAATAATCTGTATCTTGGCAAATTTTTTCACATAGAAGTAGGTCTCTCAGCCTGCATTATTTACTGCTTTGCATGACATGAAGGATACATAGTTTAAGCCATGCAATTACCTGTTTAGCAAGCTAATTGACCAGATATACGATGACCTCattacccgcaagggtggctcagttggttgagcatggggctttcataatgaaggtctcaagttcgaaacccctgcctacgacagcaggggatttgccttctgggtcgagctcgtcgcaccgggcctagtgcgggttacctctcctgtgtggtttgcaagctattgcacaggagctgggtataccctgtgcgcacccgaagggtagcgactgcgggttcccatgtcatcaaaaaaaaaaatatacgatGACCTCATTGTCTCTTGGATTGCTATAATTCTTCCAATTTTTTACTTAAAAACATGAATATTTTCTGTTACCAGGGTATAATGATAGCCTCAGTAGCAGATACACTATGCAGCCTCAGAACATGAATCTAAATGGCAATGTGCAGTTAAATGGTTCTTCATTTCCTATTCAAAACCATTTGCTAGGTACGTCACAGCAAGCTCAGCCACATGGAAGTGACAGCATGCTGGCCCTTCGCCCACCACAGCCATCAATGTCTAGTTATTTTGCTGCTAGCACGCCTAATCCTTATAAGGGAGCTGAGGACTTCTTAACAGAGGAAGAAATACGTATGAGAAGTCATGAGATGCTTGAAAATGAAGACATGCAACATCTGCTTCGTATTTTCAGCATGGGACAGGGTCATGCTTCTTCTAGTGTTGCGGAGGAGAATTACCAGTATGGATCATCATACATGCCCAACATGTCTTCTACCTTTGGTTTTGATGAGGAACGTACACGTTCTTCAGGTAAGGCTGTTGTAGGGTGGCTCAAACTCAAAGCAGCCTTGAGATGGGGGATTTTCATCAGGAAGAAAGCAGCTGAAAGAAGAGCTCAAATTGTTGAACTGGATGACTCCTAGATTTGATTTTCCCCATAGCAACCACTTGGATATGATGTTTGAGAGCTTCCTTTAAGAAGTGTATCATCGCTCTTGGAATTTGGTACGACAATCCATAAGGATCTGGTGTTGGTTTGGGACCTGGAAGCCTCTTATAACGTGTACAGTTATGCCTGTCTATGAGATTGCTCTCTCCATTAACAGAATAACATAAGCTGATGATAGTTTACTCAGCATATTATATGCAATTGAAAGACTGGAGCAGTTTTCTTGGCTCTAGCTGAAGGGAAATCCAATGGTTTAAACCTGATTTCTACTACTGGAATGGATGGAATTGACTTCATTTCCCTTATTCTAACTCAAGATTGTAGcaattttaattttatgtttctgTTGACTGATGCTGTAAGTGTTTTATGGTAATGAGTTAATCATAATGTTTGCCTCATAAAAACCATTTATTGTGAACAGATCATCAAAATGTGATACTGTAGACTTTCAAGAATttgttatattgaatgaataatcGTGTTTCATTGAATTTTGAATATTTGAGGATATGTTGAATCTTACAATTTCGATCCAATTAGCTTGTCAATTTCGGTGTTGGTTTAGTTATAAAGgatacggaaaaggtccaaaaatacccctgaactattgaaaaaggctcataaataccctccttccaccttttggtctaaacaTGTAGTGGCATATTTTGACTTTTCTGTTGTGGAAGGATATAATAAAAGTGAAATACTCACAAATGAAAATGAGACTCGTGAAACTTTTTTGTGGTGTTTAAAGTCTACTTAGAATTTAGAACTTATCATTCAAGCGTAGTGAACAATATTTGGAACAACTTATAATGTAGGACAAGTTAATTTCGGAAGAATGGAAGGTACTTTTAAGTGACAAATTAATATAATAGTATCATTTTCAAAAGTCTCAAAGATCTAATGTTCTTAATTTTTCGAGTTTTACGTTTATCTCCAAACAACATGCCAAAATCTCAAGTCAGTCTGGATATAGTACTCAACTGAAGGAAATATCTCTGTCGAAAGCTGGTATAAGTTCTTAATTATACTCCTAATGAAATCCTATAAATGTTCGAAATGGTAGTAGATTCTAAAATAAACAAAATCAGAGAAGCTTCATTGTTTGAAACCTTCCTCAGACATGGTAAGTTTGAATTATGAATTTGGTAAAAGTCACAGTTAAAGTGGTTTTGCAAAATGATaaaaaagtgtagtacaagttatCTCCAAAGTGACTAGTTGATTATTGTCACATGAGAGTTTAATGTTGTGCTACGTTAAATGGATTATGGAGAAATCTTAGTTCAAATTAAATATATTGCCATTTTCTAATATGAAGTAGAATTGTTAATCCTTCAGCTTTTACATCATCCAACTAATTAATGTTAAGTAGAAATGTACAGAGAATCTACAATTAAGTGAAAAAGACACTGCCTTATCTGACCAAAATGAATAGATGGAGCAAAAGACCCAGTAAGCAGCAAGGTACTGTCAGTCTGTATCAGaaacttcatcttcatcttcatccaaAATGTAAACCAAGGCACGCTTTCTTGCAGCAAAAACACAAGCAACTCCTCTTGATGCTGATAAAGAAGATCATATTGAAAACGTCAAATCACTTGCTGGGATATCCAAACCAAATTCACAATGAGCAAAGGGGTTGTTTGGTTATAGCGATTAGGAGGGTATTCCAGTATTAAATTTAGGAGTAAATTTGTCCACTG
Above is a genomic segment from Lycium barbarum isolate Lr01 chromosome 12, ASM1917538v2, whole genome shotgun sequence containing:
- the LOC132621315 gene encoding calmodulin-binding protein 60 B-like, producing the protein MQTRYLEKRALDPSSSEEVQPDRKRPALASVIVEALKVDSLQKLCSSLEPILRRVVSEEVERALAKLGPAKLNARVSPKRIEGPDGRNLQLQFRSKLSLPLFTGGKVEGEQGSTIHIVLIDGNTNHVVTSGPESSVKLDLVVLEGDFNNEDDDGWTQEEFESHIVKEREGKRPLLTGELQVILKEGVGTLGELTFTDNSSWIRSRKFRLGLKVASGCCEGIRIREAKTDAFTVKDHRGELYKKHYPPALDDEVWRLEKIGKDGSFHKRLNKAGIHKVEDFLRLVVRDSQRLRNILGSGMSNKMWEALVDHAKTCVLGGKLYVYYPDNMRNVGVVFNNIYELCGLISGGQYHSMDSLTDNQKVYVDTLVKKAYDNWMHVVEYDGKSLLSLGQNKTSVSSQNDLTIGSQNHSTSFDQQINLQSLPASISAEQPAMNSGLNMGGYNDSLSSRYTMQPQNMNLNGNVQLNGSSFPIQNHLLGTSQQAQPHGSDSMLALRPPQPSMSSYFAASTPNPYKGAEDFLTEEEIRMRSHEMLENEDMQHLLRIFSMGQGHASSSVAEENYQYGSSYMPNMSSTFGFDEERTRSSGKAVVGWLKLKAALRWGIFIRKKAAERRAQIVELDDS